In the genome of Deltaproteobacteria bacterium, one region contains:
- a CDS encoding glycosyltransferase family 4 protein — translation MSRPLRIVRIIDRMNVGGPAIHVTLTSERLNDGRRFETLLVRGEIGPDEGDMSYLLKGRNIKEKYLPSLGRSISPWNDLLVFFQLVGLLRRERPDVVHTHKSKAGLLGRIAAFIARVPVRIHTFHGHVFHGYFSPLVSRLVVWTEKLLALITHRIFVVGDQLRIEMTEKYRLCDPAKILVVPLGLDLGPFVEASGEGREKARLALRQSLGVDSGKKLVGIVGRLTRIKNHAMFLEAARMIAGKRADTDFVIVGGGELETELQELARASGIPDQVHFMGFQTRTAPIYAGLDIIALTSDNEGTPVTLIEAGAAGLPAVSTDVGAVQTVVIGGETGFMVPKGDAAALAEKIMMLLDDTELRMRLGAAARRHVTSNFSIERLCDTLGRLYEELAARK, via the coding sequence ATGAGCCGTCCGCTCAGGATCGTCAGGATCATCGACCGCATGAACGTGGGTGGCCCGGCCATTCATGTCACCTTGACCAGCGAGCGGCTGAACGACGGACGCCGGTTCGAGACACTGCTCGTCCGCGGCGAGATCGGCCCTGACGAAGGTGACATGAGCTATCTCCTGAAGGGCCGGAACATAAAGGAAAAATACCTGCCGTCGCTGGGCAGGAGCATTTCTCCCTGGAACGACCTTTTGGTCTTTTTCCAGCTCGTCGGCCTGCTCCGCCGCGAGCGGCCGGACGTGGTGCATACGCACAAGTCGAAGGCGGGCCTTCTGGGACGGATCGCGGCCTTTATCGCCCGTGTGCCGGTGAGAATCCACACGTTCCACGGTCATGTGTTTCACGGGTATTTCTCCCCGCTGGTCTCTCGCCTCGTGGTCTGGACGGAAAAGCTGCTTGCCCTGATTACCCACCGGATTTTTGTCGTCGGCGACCAGCTCCGGATCGAGATGACCGAAAAATACCGGCTGTGTGATCCCGCAAAAATCCTCGTCGTGCCGCTGGGACTGGACCTCGGGCCTTTCGTCGAGGCGTCGGGTGAAGGCCGGGAAAAGGCCCGGCTCGCCCTGCGGCAGTCGCTCGGCGTCGATTCAGGGAAAAAGCTCGTCGGCATCGTCGGGCGGCTGACGCGGATCAAGAACCACGCGATGTTTCTCGAAGCGGCCCGGATGATTGCCGGGAAACGCGCCGATACCGATTTCGTTATCGTGGGCGGCGGGGAACTGGAAACGGAGCTTCAGGAACTGGCACGGGCGTCGGGCATTCCGGACCAGGTTCACTTCATGGGATTCCAGACGAGAACCGCACCGATCTATGCCGGCCTCGATATCATCGCACTCACATCGGACAACGAGGGAACACCGGTGACCCTGATCGAGGCCGGGGCAGCGGGCCTGCCCGCGGTTTCGACCGATGTGGGCGCAGTGCAGACCGTGGTGATCGGGGGCGAGACCGGCTTCATGGTGCCGAAGGGCGATGCCGCCGCACTCGCGGAGAAGATAATGATGCTGCTCGACGATACAGAACTTCGCATGCGGCTCGGTGCGGCCGCCCGCCGTCATGTGACATCTAATTTTTCCATCGAACGGCTGTGCGACACGCTGGGGCGTTTGTACGAAGAACTGGCCGCAAGGAAGTAA
- a CDS encoding glycosyltransferase, with translation MTGSQRPRVLVLLKTLGIGGAETLVLNSSRLWDRSQFDYRLGYLGKPADLEPEFRSGGFEPVRFAPSGHANDPFSLWELFRWIRREQITLIHAHLPVPSLWAVLAARGTGTKVVATNHSQPESMRPLTARIARLAWPRADLVIAVGSSLAADSRTARRTELVNNGVELDRFVSARPAALDGIPPDATVVLVLGSLIELKRPLETLNVFERAVEKAGSSANAHLVFAGGGELAASLAAARDASPHAKRIHLLGLRRDIPALCARADIVLLLSRTEGLPMALLEGGAGGCSLIATRIASVGTLVRDGENGFLVTDDLEAAGALSRLLADPALRKKMGAASRETVAREFNLQSNVRRIEQLYREVLA, from the coding sequence ATGACCGGCAGCCAGCGACCGCGTGTGCTCGTGCTGCTCAAGACGCTGGGTATCGGTGGCGCGGAGACCCTCGTCCTGAACAGTTCCCGCCTTTGGGACCGGTCGCAGTTCGACTACCGGTTGGGCTATCTGGGGAAACCGGCCGACCTGGAACCGGAGTTCCGGTCCGGCGGATTTGAACCGGTCCGGTTCGCTCCTTCCGGCCATGCGAACGACCCTTTCAGCCTGTGGGAGCTTTTCCGCTGGATTCGCCGAGAGCAGATCACGCTGATCCACGCCCATCTTCCGGTGCCCTCCCTGTGGGCCGTTCTTGCCGCCAGGGGAACGGGCACGAAGGTCGTCGCCACGAACCATTCCCAGCCGGAGTCGATGCGCCCTCTCACCGCACGGATCGCCCGGCTCGCCTGGCCGAGGGCGGATCTCGTCATCGCCGTGGGATCATCGCTGGCGGCCGACAGCCGGACCGCACGGCGAACCGAGCTCGTGAACAACGGCGTCGAACTGGATCGCTTCGTCTCCGCCCGGCCCGCCGCTCTGGATGGCATCCCGCCTGACGCCACGGTGGTTCTGGTGCTCGGGAGCCTGATCGAACTCAAGCGGCCGCTGGAAACCCTGAACGTGTTTGAGCGGGCGGTCGAAAAGGCCGGTTCTTCAGCCAACGCGCATCTTGTATTTGCGGGCGGCGGCGAACTGGCCGCTTCCCTTGCCGCCGCCCGTGACGCCTCTCCACATGCGAAGCGCATCCATCTCCTCGGCCTGCGGCGCGATATCCCGGCCCTATGCGCACGGGCGGACATTGTGCTTCTCCTGAGCCGAACCGAAGGGCTCCCCATGGCGCTGCTCGAAGGCGGCGCGGGAGGGTGCTCGCTCATCGCCACACGGATTGCCTCCGTAGGAACTCTCGTCCGGGATGGCGAGAACGGCTTTCTCGTGACAGACGATCTGGAAGCGGCTGGTGCTCTCTCCAGACTGCTCGCCGATCCTGCGCTCCGGAAAAAGATGGGAGCCGCCTCCCGCGAGACAGTCGCCCGGGAGTTCAACCTGCAGTCCAATGTCCGCCGGATCGAGCAGCTTTACCGCGAGGTACTCGCCTGA
- a CDS encoding glycosyltransferase family 4 protein: MTTRPKPIRVRFLTQTDEQGASARLRVYSYVNYLAAEGLQITVDPANTEATTIGYARTALQRMTGIVETAALNDVIVIQRDFVNHMVPWIEWLYAKSGRPLILDVDDAIDLRPPGHPEGWRSKLLGTDGKLESLARMAHTVVAGNHYLAGRIREWNPNVQVIPTCLDLSAWPRPAPRRLPAGRPIVIGWIGSPLTTFYLGLVKEALRGIAARRQIVFRTVGATALSWEGVPLEQRIWRAETELAEIEQFDIGIMPLTDDEWSRGKCGTKIIQYFAAAVPVVASPVGMNVDALDGGKAGLLASTTREWTEAFDRLLGDPGLYTQLSVAGRDRAETQYDLRRYVPLWSEIIHKAAER, translated from the coding sequence GTGACTACCCGGCCTAAACCCATCCGCGTCCGGTTCCTGACCCAGACGGACGAGCAGGGTGCCAGCGCCCGGCTCCGCGTCTATTCGTACGTGAACTACCTGGCAGCCGAGGGACTCCAGATCACGGTGGACCCCGCCAACACTGAAGCCACCACGATCGGGTATGCGCGTACCGCTCTTCAGCGGATGACGGGGATCGTGGAAACCGCTGCCCTGAACGATGTCATTGTGATCCAGCGGGATTTCGTCAACCACATGGTGCCGTGGATCGAATGGCTGTATGCCAAAAGCGGGCGGCCGCTCATTCTCGACGTGGACGACGCCATTGACCTGCGCCCGCCCGGACATCCCGAAGGATGGCGCAGCAAGCTGCTGGGAACCGACGGCAAGCTGGAAAGCCTGGCCCGTATGGCGCATACCGTCGTCGCTGGGAACCATTATCTCGCCGGACGCATCCGGGAGTGGAACCCAAATGTGCAGGTGATCCCCACCTGCCTCGATCTTTCCGCCTGGCCCCGCCCTGCCCCGCGGCGGCTCCCTGCCGGACGGCCCATCGTCATCGGCTGGATCGGCTCGCCCCTCACGACGTTTTACCTGGGACTCGTCAAGGAAGCCCTGCGGGGGATCGCCGCCCGGCGGCAGATCGTTTTCCGCACGGTCGGAGCCACGGCCCTCAGCTGGGAGGGGGTGCCGCTGGAACAGCGTATCTGGCGCGCCGAGACCGAACTTGCCGAGATCGAACAGTTCGACATCGGCATCATGCCGCTCACCGACGACGAATGGAGCCGGGGCAAGTGCGGCACCAAGATCATCCAGTATTTTGCCGCTGCCGTTCCGGTCGTCGCCTCTCCGGTAGGCATGAACGTGGACGCGCTCGACGGCGGAAAGGCGGGGCTCCTTGCATCGACCACCCGGGAGTGGACCGAGGCATTCGACCGCCTGCTTGGCGATCCGGGCCTTTACACGCAGCTTTCCGTGGCAGGGCGCGACCGGGCAGAGACGCAATACGACCTGCGCCGGTATGTGCCCCTCTGGTCGGAGATCATCCACAAGGCGGCGGAACGATGA
- a CDS encoding tyrosine--tRNA ligase, giving the protein MRQWELICRGAVEIVPEPELKEKLRRSVATGKPLRVKAGFDPTAPDLHLGHTVLIHKMRHFQELGHTVVFLIGDFTGKIGDPTGKNETRPPLSEDEIRKNAETYKAQVFRILDPAKTEVRFNGEWMDRMSASDMVKLAAHYTVARILERDDFSKRYLGHTPIHIHEFLYPLVQGYDSVALQADVELGGNDQRFNLLVGRALQESYGQRPQCILTMPLLEGIRGIEKMSKSLGNYVGITEPPFEQFGKLMSISDDLMWKYYELLSAEPLDEIARRKTGHPMDAKKSLAREIVTRYHGGEAARKAQQDWEAQFSKGETPEDMPEFSFTGGRDLADLMVEAKIAESKKDARRKIEANAVTVNGEKVTNVKQRYDPPADLVIKAGKRSWAKVKLG; this is encoded by the coding sequence CTGCGCCAGTGGGAACTGATCTGCCGCGGGGCGGTGGAGATCGTTCCGGAGCCGGAGTTGAAGGAAAAGCTTCGCCGCTCCGTCGCCACGGGAAAGCCGCTCCGCGTGAAGGCCGGGTTCGATCCGACGGCTCCGGACCTGCACCTAGGCCACACGGTTCTCATCCACAAGATGCGGCATTTCCAGGAGCTGGGGCATACGGTGGTTTTCCTCATCGGTGACTTTACCGGAAAGATCGGCGACCCGACGGGGAAGAACGAAACCCGTCCGCCGCTTTCGGAAGACGAGATCAGGAAGAATGCCGAGACCTACAAGGCGCAGGTATTCAGGATCCTCGATCCGGCAAAAACCGAAGTCCGTTTCAATGGCGAGTGGATGGACAGGATGTCCGCGAGTGACATGGTGAAACTCGCCGCCCACTACACGGTTGCGCGCATCCTGGAGCGGGACGACTTCAGCAAGAGGTATCTGGGCCACACGCCGATCCACATTCACGAGTTCCTGTATCCGCTGGTGCAGGGGTACGATTCAGTGGCACTTCAGGCAGACGTGGAGCTGGGCGGAAACGACCAGAGGTTCAATCTCCTGGTGGGTCGCGCCCTTCAGGAGTCCTATGGCCAGCGGCCCCAGTGCATCCTGACGATGCCGCTCCTGGAGGGGATCCGGGGCATCGAGAAGATGTCGAAGTCGCTCGGCAACTACGTCGGCATCACCGAACCCCCGTTCGAGCAGTTTGGCAAGCTGATGAGCATTTCAGATGACCTGATGTGGAAGTACTACGAGCTTCTCTCGGCCGAGCCTTTGGATGAGATTGCCCGGCGCAAGACGGGCCACCCGATGGATGCCAAGAAGTCCCTCGCCCGCGAGATCGTGACCCGCTATCACGGCGGGGAAGCCGCCCGGAAGGCGCAGCAGGACTGGGAAGCCCAGTTCTCCAAGGGCGAGACGCCGGAAGATATGCCGGAGTTTTCCTTCACCGGCGGACGGGATCTCGCTGACCTGATGGTCGAGGCGAAGATAGCCGAGTCTAAAAAGGATGCCCGGCGGAAGATCGAGGCAAATGCAGTCACTGTCAACGGGGAAAAGGTGACGAATGTGAAGCAGCGCTACGACCCGCCTGCCGACCTCGTCATCAAGGCCGGGAAACGTTCCTGGGCAAAAGTAAAACTGGGCTAG
- the asnB gene encoding asparagine synthase (glutamine-hydrolyzing) translates to MCGIAGMFVPGADSAELQRRVRAAASRIAHRGPDDEGYYAQEGLALGHRRLVVIDRTGGAQPFTDSGGRVTAAYNGEIYNHRELRQELAPEGETFTTRSDTEVLVRAFARRGTDAFIKLDGMFAAALWRHADRSLFLVRDPAGEKPLFFSENPLGPGSPGIAFASEVYSLLALLPEVPPVDPAGLWSYLTLGYAREPRILKGIGLVPPGSWLRIENGRITDQQRYWRPRFTPVHLPEREALPCIRRAMKLAVQSRLEADVPLGAFLSGGIDSSIIVYEMRQAGVDEINTFSIGFREGEGYDESPWAREIGRLLNTHHHEQMFGVSEAIVESTLNALDEPMADSSAIATWSLAEHARRHITVALGGDGGDEVFCGYERFAGILLTERIPLAVRRLLSPLAPLVPDTGGYGNRGDRLRRLLRDGIHPAAERLLRWQAIQPPEQARRYMTEPAGFASLFPWPAGSTPGSGSVIHDMLAANFESYMPDDLLVKTDRMTMNHGLELRSPFLAKDVIETGLTLPADGLARGLALKRWLKKAYEGFLPNPVLHRRKHGFGVPIHKWLRGVLQEWAAARLFDRQSPLHDHVDSDAVRLLWKTHMDGRDGGQQVIWALIVLDHWLRRIRS, encoded by the coding sequence ATGTGTGGCATCGCCGGCATGTTCGTGCCCGGTGCGGATTCCGCCGAACTCCAGCGGCGGGTCCGGGCGGCGGCCAGCCGCATCGCCCACCGGGGGCCGGACGACGAGGGCTACTACGCGCAGGAGGGGCTGGCACTTGGCCACCGCCGGCTGGTCGTGATCGACCGCACGGGCGGCGCGCAGCCGTTTACGGATTCCGGGGGCCGTGTCACTGCCGCCTACAACGGTGAAATCTACAACCACCGTGAACTCCGGCAGGAACTCGCCCCCGAGGGGGAGACCTTCACGACCCGCTCGGATACAGAGGTGCTGGTTCGAGCATTCGCACGGCGGGGCACGGATGCCTTCATCAAGCTGGATGGCATGTTCGCCGCCGCCCTGTGGAGGCACGCAGACCGGTCGCTGTTCCTGGTGCGCGATCCCGCAGGCGAGAAACCCCTGTTTTTCAGCGAGAACCCGCTTGGCCCTGGCAGTCCCGGCATTGCGTTCGCCAGCGAGGTTTACTCCCTGCTGGCACTCCTGCCCGAAGTGCCGCCGGTGGACCCGGCGGGCTTATGGTCATACCTGACCCTCGGCTATGCACGGGAACCGCGAATCCTCAAGGGTATCGGGCTGGTTCCGCCCGGAAGCTGGCTCCGCATCGAAAACGGCCGGATCACGGATCAGCAGCGGTACTGGCGGCCCCGGTTCACCCCCGTGCATCTGCCGGAACGGGAAGCCCTACCCTGCATCCGCCGGGCAATGAAGCTCGCGGTCCAGTCCCGACTTGAAGCCGATGTGCCGCTCGGCGCGTTCCTCTCCGGCGGAATTGATTCTTCCATCATCGTCTACGAGATGCGGCAGGCCGGGGTGGACGAGATCAACACCTTCTCGATCGGCTTCCGGGAGGGCGAAGGTTACGACGAAAGCCCGTGGGCCCGCGAGATCGGACGGCTGCTCAACACCCATCATCATGAGCAGATGTTTGGCGTGAGCGAGGCCATCGTCGAATCGACCCTGAACGCCCTCGATGAACCGATGGCCGATTCATCGGCCATCGCCACCTGGTCGCTGGCCGAACATGCCCGCCGCCATATCACCGTGGCACTGGGCGGCGACGGCGGGGACGAGGTGTTCTGCGGCTACGAGCGGTTCGCCGGTATCCTGCTGACCGAGCGGATACCCCTTGCCGTCCGGCGGCTGCTCTCGCCACTTGCCCCGCTCGTGCCGGACACGGGCGGCTACGGGAACCGCGGCGACCGGCTGCGGCGGCTTCTGCGGGATGGAATCCATCCGGCCGCCGAGCGGCTCCTCAGGTGGCAGGCGATCCAGCCCCCGGAACAGGCGCGCCGGTACATGACGGAACCGGCCGGCTTCGCTTCCCTCTTTCCCTGGCCGGCAGGTTCCACTCCAGGTTCAGGCTCCGTCATCCATGACATGCTGGCGGCGAACTTCGAGAGCTATATGCCTGACGACCTGCTGGTGAAGACCGACCGGATGACCATGAACCACGGGCTCGAACTCCGCTCGCCGTTTCTGGCGAAGGACGTGATCGAAACCGGCCTGACCCTTCCGGCCGATGGACTCGCCAGGGGACTCGCGCTCAAGCGGTGGCTGAAGAAGGCCTACGAGGGGTTTCTCCCGAATCCGGTCCTGCACCGCCGGAAGCACGGCTTCGGAGTGCCTATCCACAAATGGCTGCGGGGTGTCCTGCAGGAGTGGGCCGCCGCCCGCCTGTTCGACCGGCAGAGCCCGCTCCATGACCATGTCGATTCCGATGCTGTGCGGCTCCTGTGGAAGACCCACATGGACGGCCGGGACGGCGGCCAGCAGGTGATCTGGGCGCTGATCGTGCTGGACCACTGGCTCCGGAGAATCCGGTCATGA
- the rny gene encoding ribonuclease Y has translation MEYLVPAGAGVAGLILGVVGVMVLGRSREQKMLGDAQRLREDMVKKAEMRAREIEKEIVEKARDKAQRTREELERDARDALKEAEKSERRMRDKERDVQDRLDRLQREERDLKTQQENLKRTEAGYADRLRSLETQQVAVKEKQTALQKQLEQVASLTAEEARKQLLSSVEEDAKLEAARIARQLETQAKEKVEESAKKIIALAINRYSGDYAAERMVSVVKIPGDEIKGRIIGREGRNIRALEVATGMDFIIDDTPETIVISGYNPLRREVAKRSLEKLIADGRIHPARIEEVVAKSEREVEKSCKEAADQAVMDLGLTGVHPEILKLLGSLKYRTSYTQNQLTHSMEVAFLCGIMASELKLNVPVARRCGLLHDIGKAVSHDVEGPHAYIGGDLLRKYGEKEDVIVGVSCHHDDDPPTIWAAITQAADALSAARPGSRREQMESYVKRVESLEKIASSFPGVERSYAVQAGRELRIMVDNSKVSDDEAYALSKEIAKKIEAEVTYPGQIKITVFRETRATEFAR, from the coding sequence GTGAGCAGAAGATGCTCGGCGATGCCCAGCGGCTGCGCGAGGACATGGTGAAGAAGGCCGAGATGCGGGCGCGGGAGATCGAGAAGGAGATCGTCGAGAAGGCCCGTGACAAGGCCCAGCGCACGCGGGAGGAACTCGAACGGGATGCCCGCGACGCCCTGAAGGAAGCGGAAAAGTCCGAGCGCCGGATGCGGGACAAGGAACGCGACGTGCAGGACCGTCTGGACCGGCTTCAGCGCGAGGAGCGGGATCTCAAGACGCAGCAGGAAAACCTGAAACGCACCGAGGCGGGTTATGCCGACCGGCTGCGGTCGCTGGAGACGCAACAGGTGGCCGTAAAGGAAAAGCAGACGGCACTCCAGAAGCAGCTGGAACAGGTGGCCTCGCTGACGGCCGAGGAAGCCAGAAAGCAGCTTCTCTCATCGGTCGAGGAAGACGCAAAGCTGGAGGCGGCCCGTATTGCCCGCCAGCTTGAGACGCAGGCGAAGGAGAAGGTCGAGGAGAGCGCCAAAAAGATCATCGCCCTCGCCATCAACCGCTATTCGGGCGACTATGCCGCCGAACGCATGGTCAGCGTCGTCAAGATACCGGGCGACGAGATCAAGGGCCGCATCATCGGCCGCGAGGGGCGCAACATCCGCGCCCTGGAAGTCGCCACCGGCATGGACTTCATCATCGATGACACGCCGGAGACGATCGTCATTTCCGGCTACAATCCGCTCCGGCGGGAGGTGGCCAAGCGGTCGCTGGAGAAACTGATCGCCGACGGCCGTATCCATCCGGCCCGGATCGAGGAAGTGGTCGCCAAGTCCGAGCGCGAGGTGGAGAAATCCTGCAAGGAGGCCGCCGACCAGGCGGTGATGGACCTCGGACTGACAGGTGTCCATCCCGAAATCCTCAAGCTGCTGGGTTCCCTCAAATACCGGACCAGCTATACGCAGAACCAGCTCACCCATTCGATGGAGGTGGCCTTCCTGTGCGGGATCATGGCTTCCGAGCTGAAGCTCAACGTGCCTGTCGCCCGCCGCTGCGGCCTGCTGCACGATATCGGAAAGGCGGTTTCGCATGACGTGGAAGGGCCGCACGCCTATATCGGCGGCGACCTGCTGAGAAAATACGGCGAGAAGGAGGACGTGATCGTGGGCGTTTCCTGCCACCATGACGACGATCCGCCGACCATCTGGGCCGCCATCACCCAGGCCGCCGACGCCCTCTCGGCTGCCCGGCCGGGCAGCCGCCGCGAACAGATGGAATCGTACGTAAAGCGGGTCGAGTCGCTTGAGAAGATCGCCAGCAGCTTCCCCGGCGTCGAGCGCAGCTATGCCGTGCAGGCGGGCCGGGAACTCCGGATCATGGTGGACAACAGCAAGGTGTCGGACGACGAGGCCTATGCGCTCTCGAAGGAAATCGCGAAGAAGATCGAGGCCGAGGTCACTTACCCTGGCCAGATCAAGATCACGGTATTCCGCGAGACGCGGGCGACGGAGTTTGCGAGGTAA
- a CDS encoding TIGR00282 family metallophosphoesterase has product MKLFFSGDIFGPAGRKAFRTLLPGVIREFGVDVVVANCENAATGHGITPDIYRELVQAGADCLTSGNHIFDRHEIIDPMDRGDCPLLLRPVNYPSRTPGRGMTVIDAPGGVKIGVVCVMGAVFMNPVPADPWEAVDRALEGLRNETPCILVDMHAETTSEKQAMGVFCDGRASAVIGTHTHVQTADERILPGGCAYITDAGMTGPYDSVIGMNAEISVRRFVRKIPEKGEMAGGGARLCGVVLDIDTATGQSRSIVRVNRPLDGGREEKKTA; this is encoded by the coding sequence ATGAAACTCTTTTTTTCAGGCGATATTTTCGGCCCGGCGGGGCGCAAGGCGTTCCGGACGCTGCTTCCGGGCGTGATCCGCGAGTTCGGGGTTGACGTGGTGGTGGCCAACTGCGAGAACGCCGCCACCGGTCACGGCATTACGCCGGATATATACAGGGAACTGGTGCAGGCCGGGGCTGACTGTCTGACAAGCGGTAACCACATCTTTGACCGGCACGAGATCATCGACCCGATGGACCGGGGCGACTGCCCGCTGCTGCTCCGGCCGGTGAACTATCCCTCGCGTACGCCGGGGCGGGGCATGACGGTGATCGATGCCCCCGGCGGGGTGAAAATCGGGGTCGTTTGCGTGATGGGCGCGGTTTTCATGAACCCGGTTCCTGCGGATCCATGGGAAGCAGTGGACCGGGCGCTGGAGGGACTCCGGAACGAGACTCCCTGTATCCTGGTGGACATGCACGCCGAGACGACCTCCGAAAAGCAGGCAATGGGGGTTTTCTGTGACGGCCGGGCGAGCGCCGTGATCGGCACCCACACGCACGTGCAGACGGCCGACGAGCGGATATTGCCCGGCGGGTGCGCCTATATTACCGACGCAGGGATGACCGGCCCCTACGATTCGGTGATCGGCATGAATGCGGAGATTTCAGTCCGCCGGTTCGTGCGCAAGATTCCCGAAAAGGGCGAAATGGCCGGCGGTGGCGCCCGCCTGTGTGGCGTGGTGCTGGACATTGACACGGCGACCGGGCAAAGCCGGTCCATCGTGCGGGTGAACCGCCCGCTGGACGGTGGCCGGGAAGAAAAGAAAACCGCGTGA